The nucleotide window gtcagtcagtcagtcagtcagtcaatcaatctTGATATGTACTAGTCTTCACAGTTTCGAGTTTGTTTCCAGCCAATCAGGCTGCCTCTGTCCTATCACCCACTGGCCTTCATTAAGCGGTGTTGAAGGCTAGCAAAATAGACGATCACCGTTCTGATCAAACACCATCACAATGCCAGGACATCAAGGAAGACAGTGCTTACAGAATCGATCCGGTTAAGTGCAAAACACGCGTATTTCGCCCCTATCACTGTCCTCTTAGATACTAGAACGCAAAGGATCCCATATCACATTGTAAAACGGTTTGCGAAATGTATGTAAAAAGGTCTGCgaaatgtatatgtatatgcgAACGAAGAAAACCCGCGAGATTAAATCAAAAAGTAGGACATCAGCTTACTTGTCTTCACTTTAAATGCTTATTGCTCTGTTCGGAAAATAATATAGAAACACTAATTTCCTGCCGTAATCTAATCTCTCCGTCCCTGCCTCCCTCCCTGCCCCACCCCTCTcttcctctctcctctctctctctctcacacacacaacGCTTACAATACACAAGAGGAAGAGGAAACGTATCGTGTACATAATTCATATATTAAAGCAACGTGTTTCTCAAATCGGAGAAAGCAAGAATTCATAGCATAACAAAACAGAAACTGTAATTACGCATGCTAATTTACATTTAATACCGTATGCCATGCTTTGAACATAGTCAAACTATTACTAGAGTCTCTGAGGAACATATTTGTACCAAACCACCACTCCTATAATGCTTTAAATTTATGACTTCACATTAATCATTGCGGTTTCCAAAACAAAGATTAAACAACCGTTGTTAAAATATAACACAGAAGAAAGAAACCGAGCATCGTACAATGTGCAACATGAAATGACAGTTATTGTTCAttgaatcatagaccctagagtttttctcgagggtctatgattgatTCAAGAATTTGAAATCTTGTCCGTTCTTCTTCGTGCCTCTTGCATTACTTACAAGTGTCTTCAGCCCTGCCTAGAGATAGTATCTAACAGCGTTTGCATGTAGCCTTTCCCCCGACTGTTGCGTTCAGTATTTCTGATGATGCTGGCATAATTTTACGGTGTAAGCAGGGGTAGAGTAACTGTGGTGTAAGTGTACAACAAGTACTTGACTTTTCTTAGTAGTTACAGCTTGTTTAGCGTATTAACACATTGTAGACGAGAGCATCTATTCGCTTGAAATGCACCTTAACCTTGATTGTCACCCGCCTCCATGTCGATGACGATATTTTGGTCGGTTGGTGGTGTGGGGTTGACTGGTTTAGTTGAACACTTGGCAAATATGACGGTGAATAGTTCGGCATAGGCCTTCTTAAAGCGCCTGTTGTTTACTCCGTACAAGAGAGGATTCAGGAAGCCTCCCAAATGCATGCACGGATACAGAGCAATCATGGCGTCGACCGGCGGACGGATATTTTTGGATTGGGAAATGGTCAGTATTAGCTGAAACGGCACGTATGCAAGTAATATCAACAGGAATACGGCGAATATGACCACTAGCATTCTGATTTCTTGCCTGTTCGGGCCTGTTTGATCGGATGCGTGGGCCTGGACCCGGTTACGACTTCTGCTGACGAAATTGACGATTAAAATGTAGCACGCGATGACCACGACAGAGGGTAGGTAGACGTTTAATGCGGCGGAGAGGGGTTGCTGTCTCGTCGATCCGGTACACCTCAGAGTATATGGCGAATACCGGAAAGCGTCCACCGGAAAGCGGAATTCCTCGATGTACATTCGGGTGAGTATCGGAAAGAGCCAGGAGCCCAAGACGAACGCTGTAGTGGTCAGCCTGGTCGCGGTTTTTCTATAGAGATGATTGTGAACTACATAGATGTAGCGGTCCACGGCGATGAATGCGGTGGACCACAGGGACACGCCGAAAAGAAGTGAATGGAGAACAAAGTGGATGGCACAGAAAGTCTGGCCGAAGATCCACCGACGAAGGAAGAACGAAACTGCGCTGGGAACGGAAACCAAGACAGCAGCAAAGATGTCCGTGAAGCTGAGATTTACCAACAAAGCATTGCCGAATGTTCGAATTTCTTTCTTGAGTATGACAAGGCAGACGAAAAGAAGGTTGCCAATCACAGCTAGGACCGCGAAAACGATTTCTTCCGTGGCTGACACCTGGACTATCCACGTCGTCGGCAGTTTGTCGTGAAATGCTCGGCCGCGAATGTCGTCGGACGCCACTGTATCGTTCATGATCGTCGCTTGTACCTCAAACAGAGACGCTACGCACGAGAATAAGACTGGAAAATGTCTTGATCGCAAGCGTGAAGACAGTTCCGAACTTCAGACCCACAAACTAGAttttcaaagaaagaaaaagaagataTATACCTCTTTTTGATTGTCACATTTGAAGAAAAATGAAGGTGTAACACAATACTTTAATGCTCATTGGTTAAAGCAAGGCTTCGAAAAAGCCCAAAAACAATTGGAGTACCGCAAGTGAGAGAGAGGCGATAGTGAGACTGCCGAAAATCATGTCATTGAATACCTGCCTTGCTGCGAGCATCTTCCACTGAGGTTTCATATAGCCCAATCATAAAAAGAACCATATAGCCGTGTTTTATCGTCCTAATCGTGTAGCTATATTGTGAAGAGAGCCATCGAGAATGAAAAGAAACGTGTTCTAAACTTGAGCTCTAGCTCGATACTGACAGACTAGTTCAATATAATGTAATTAATTTAATAATATATTATACATCCGACATTTATCATTTAAACGGCTCCTGAAAAAGAATTTGATCACTTTCCGACACTCACTGCATGGCGTTGAACTTGGTCTATCACACCCAAGTCCTTCGGATGGAGATTTTAAAAGCTGAGTGGAGACAAGTTCATCGGTTACACGTATCGATAGCTCGCTAGATGAAATCGGATCTTCCTAGGCTTAGTATTTTGGCAATCTTAAATTGGCGTTTTGATTCAGAGCATGCATTCAGCAGAAATTACATTTGAAATGTCATGTACATCTTGCTTACATAAACTATCATGTATTTTTCGCACGTTAATTCGGTCGCTAATTCTGTCAGTTTTCACTTGCCCACAGGagattttcactaaaattgtgATAATGGTTTACGCGAATTTCATAATCTGCACAACCTCGGAGCTTTTAATACCTTTTACGGGAAAATATTGCCAACTAGCGGTTGGTCGTCGCAAGTAGGGAAGCCTGCCAAGCGAAGTACAAAGTGTAACATTTCACATCCCACAAAAGTTAGGACAACCTGAGTAAACCTGAGAACATGCACGACATCAGGAAAAATTGCGcagagaaaatttattttaaccctttcaccaccacgGTTTGtctcaaatccattgttttctatggtaaagttggacctgtgtacagggaactgggggtgaaagggttaatgcatGATATTCACTCTGCCAACGTTTCTTCATAAAACCCGTTTGTTAGCCCAGCACGCAAAATGTTGTTTCCGAGATGTTCTGGTAAAGACTCCGATACCCGCAAAACTAAGATCTTAGGGCGGCGATGTCTGAGAATAGTATTTAAAACATGCCTTGCTACATTAGTCGTTTTAAGAAGCTTGGGGATGTAACACCATATTGTAGCAACGCTCTTCACAGGGTTTCCATGATGATTATGTAATTTTCAGTCTGGGGATTGATGTGATGTTCGTGAGTGGCAACATTATGGTTTGCCACGATCGATCGAATGTATTCCTTCGATTGTAATTTTCCAACTTTAAAACCTAAAAAATCTGTTAAAATAATGCAGTTCCGATAACCTTCCGGGATACTAGAATCGCCAGGTAAATGTTTGCTTTGCCACAAGTGAAGTTTACAGTCTAGAGATGCTACTCTTTCaaaaaatgcatgaaaaatatCAGAGTGCGAAAccgccatttttggtcaggtcaGGACTGTGGTCAGAAAGATTCCGTGTGCCGTAAAGTACAATCTCTGAGAACAGAGCTTGGGGCGTAAAATTGACAAAGCACACTGTGAGAGAGGAAATGTTGAAACACTGGGACTGGAGACCGGGCGAACGAAAAGTTTAAACCATTCTTAAAAGAGAGAAGTCTTGAGGGAATGGCGGAAGGAAAAGGCAGAGTTGGAGTGACGAAGGTTGGGGGATTTATCCCATAATGTACGGCCAATGTAAGAAAGATCTCAAGCCAACATTCTTGTGGAGACTCCTGGAATACTGAGAAGTCGAGAATCTGAGGAAGAGCGGAGTTCAGTGTCTTTTTGGAGTGTATTGATGTAGCAGCTTAGAGAGATATTGCAGTTCTGTGCCTATAACTGAATTGAAGCAAATAACTTCGTAAAGGATGCGAGAACTAATAGGCATCCAGTATAGTTTTTGATCGTACATATTAGCATTACAGACGAGACGAGCGGCAGTAGATCACCATTATGGTGCGGCATGGCAaacccattgtgcattttgtgataaaagcaccaaacttggctcagatgtgtcttaatatgtgctgaacaaattcagataccgagccactgaaaatctaccaaagcgttgccatggcaaccattttccCAAAATGGCTACCAGACAGGTATTTCTCACCTAGTAAATGTCAACTACATAAGTCGTTGGGTAACTTTAGGTTGAATAATTTCAATAAGAAACTGTGAAAAgtgttatttgaaaattattttaaatttccttcaccacctgacttgttaaacgggtaAATACGGGCTTAGATCCTATAAAAGTATGACGCTATGTAAGCAGTCAAGATATGTTAGACCGTGGGCCAGAGGAGTCTACTTGCACccccaggataacaaacctatcGTTTTAGAAgacttgggatccctagaatacgtggaattttgacagaaaaaatatagggatgcaataactgttatggtcgacttttgaacggtaccgcaaaataaccattttgctATCCATGTGCTTTTTTCTTGTAGTACATGTAAGTCATCTACTAAGTTTTTTTTAACGTAATCTGACTTGTAGGATAtcattagaatggaaatttattcctctttaaaatgacatatgtaatatgcaatatctttgatAGATTGTTTATGAAatgggaccaaaacttacccaataccccaaaaatctgaaattctaccaattttttaccttggcataacacaaaaggcaatgctttgtatgacatctgtttatttgctacaaggacatgtcaaaatgtgaaatagacttttgataggaaaaatattgggatgctatAGGTCTACCGGTCAtactttgaagggtaccgcaaaattacagtattgccaactcgcatgcaTTTTCGTTTAACCTGTCTtgttgtaagtcatctgctcagctaatttttttacataaccGAGCTTGTGGGCTAACATTGGAAAGggattttattcttcttttagatatcatattttaatatcttCCATagctttcataaaatatgaccaaaacttaccctataccccaaactttatattgcaaattactgtcactgcctatctcaaattctaccaatttttacctaAACATATTAAAAAGGGCAATTCTCTATATGccatctgttttatttgctacggagacatatcaaaatatgaaagagacttttaacagaaaaaaaaaattggaaaagggaactgtaaagtcaaagtattgcgaatcgcatcttttttgttaaacgtcaaattctaccattttttaacctagacatataataaagggtaatgccttgtatgaatttttttatttgctataAGAACCTATCACAAATACGAAATAGACTTTTGGGCAATGTCTTGTGTAAAATCTGTTTATTTGCTACGAggccatgtcacaaatatgaaatagacttttaactgaaaaaatatcGGGATGCAACAGCTGTCACAGTCATATGTTGAAGGgtgccgcaaaatcacgattttgagacccacgaacatttttgttaaacctgtctttgtTTAAGTCATATGCCGAGCCTAACTTATACATAACCTGGTTGTGGGTATCATTATTAAagcgatttatttttctttaagttGACCTTTTGTAACATACAAATATCcgttacagttttcatgaaatgggaccaaaatttaccgaataccccaaaagattac belongs to Ptychodera flava strain L36383 chromosome 17, AS_Pfla_20210202, whole genome shotgun sequence and includes:
- the LOC139116649 gene encoding melatonin receptor type 1B-B-like — translated: MNDTVASDDIRGRAFHDKLPTTWIVQVSATEEIVFAVLAVIGNLLFVCLVILKKEIRTFGNALLVNLSFTDIFAAVLVSVPSAVSFFLRRWIFGQTFCAIHFVLHSLLFGVSLWSTAFIAVDRYIYVVHNHLYRKTATRLTTTAFVLGSWLFPILTRMYIEEFRFPVDAFRYSPYTLRCTGSTRQQPLSAALNVYLPSVVVIACYILIVNFVSRSRNRVQAHASDQTGPNRQEIRMLVVIFAVFLLILLAYVPFQLILTISQSKNIRPPVDAMIALYPCMHLGGFLNPLLYGVNNRRFKKAYAELFTVIFAKCSTKPVNPTPPTDQNIVIDMEAGDNQG